One window from the genome of Thermococcus siculi encodes:
- a CDS encoding MFS transporter, protein MEWLTRFKALFVLTYTGFLGNIAVIYYLSRGLTYSEIGLATAFSALGFFLFEVPTGVVGDRASRKTSVLIGLSIYPIGILLLLFLRNFWMLLASELISVLGASFVSGSIQAWFFDNLKAEGREGEFKEMWRSIQKATVLAGSSTTIAGAFMAQLWGFEIPILLTLLLHLAMIPLAWSIPEVGFSKLETSYTRHVLHSFRELLKPEVFWLLAYLMTVTLSLSQFRKFFEPYLGDVLAKSLGTTIMGTLGILGIVEVLTRTAPRYAGIALRGRIGRMLHEVAPVAIPLFTLLSVIYPNAVFIVALGIMATLCASAFTFNFSVEFQRRIPSEKRATILSLRNMVLAIVSAVFYGVYGFVVQHLGLARARLLFALFFLAFGASFKLAQLGPLGEYLAMEEAEKG, encoded by the coding sequence ATGGAGTGGCTGACGCGGTTTAAGGCGCTCTTCGTTCTTACTTATACCGGCTTTCTGGGCAACATTGCGGTGATCTACTACCTGTCGAGGGGCTTAACCTACTCGGAGATAGGCCTCGCTACCGCCTTTTCCGCCCTCGGGTTCTTCCTCTTCGAGGTTCCCACGGGCGTCGTCGGCGACAGGGCAAGCAGAAAGACCAGCGTTTTGATAGGCCTCTCGATCTATCCCATCGGCATTCTGCTCCTCCTGTTCCTTCGAAACTTCTGGATGCTGCTGGCATCGGAGTTAATAAGCGTCCTTGGGGCTTCTTTCGTTAGTGGGAGCATTCAGGCCTGGTTCTTCGACAACCTCAAGGCCGAGGGGAGAGAGGGCGAGTTTAAGGAGATGTGGCGCTCGATTCAGAAGGCGACGGTTCTCGCGGGTTCCTCCACCACTATCGCGGGCGCTTTCATGGCCCAGCTCTGGGGCTTTGAAATACCTATACTGCTGACGCTCCTCCTCCACCTGGCAATGATACCCCTTGCCTGGAGCATTCCCGAGGTGGGCTTCTCAAAGCTCGAAACCTCCTACACGCGCCACGTCCTCCATTCCTTCCGTGAGCTTCTTAAACCCGAGGTTTTCTGGCTGCTCGCCTACCTGATGACCGTTACCCTCTCCCTCAGCCAGTTCCGCAAGTTCTTCGAGCCATACCTCGGCGACGTCCTCGCTAAAAGCCTCGGAACCACGATAATGGGCACCCTCGGAATCCTCGGCATCGTGGAGGTTCTCACGAGAACGGCTCCCCGCTACGCTGGCATAGCCTTGAGGGGCAGGATTGGAAGGATGCTCCACGAGGTAGCTCCCGTTGCGATACCCCTCTTCACCCTCCTTTCGGTCATCTACCCGAACGCGGTCTTCATAGTCGCCCTTGGAATCATGGCGACCCTCTGTGCGTCGGCATTCACCTTCAACTTCTCGGTCGAGTTCCAGCGCAGGATTCCGAGCGAGAAGAGGGCGACGATACTGTCCCTCAGGAACATGGTGCTGGCCATTGTTTCGGCGGTCTTCTATGGGGTCTACGGCTTCGTCGTCCAGCACCTCGGGCTGGCAAGGGCGCGCCTCCTGTTCGCCCTCTTTTTCCTGGCCTTTGGGGCTTCATTCAAGCTGGCGCAACTCGGCCCGCTGGGAGAATACCTGGCGATGGAAGAGGCGGAGAAAGGATAA